A DNA window from Aspergillus nidulans FGSC A4 chromosome I contains the following coding sequences:
- a CDS encoding putative mRNA-nucleus export ATPase (Elf1) (transcript_id=CADANIAT00007434), whose product MPHLESTPAMPTVVAKTPSAVPPAPQEISSLLQTIFNAETSQQSLDASYALANLLIQSVGPFSFSQYDFILPEIKKAALDKKNGARRESAMLILGALVERFPPAHPLSEVVFLLQDGGVFHLALDALADKGAVVRDAAQYAIDALYAALKPEAKVNALLPAISSYLSRGTGKWQGFVGAYCLIEKMALDAQMGSGTKEQELEKDVLREAMGKTLKDLIPLVESGMHDLKNDVVKCACKAMNALTTLLSNDDVEPRIPLLIKTMEQPSEQTLQKAIHALSQTTFVAIVTSPVLALLTPLLERSLNAPTTPQETLRQTVVVVENLTKLVHDPAEARTFLPKLKPGVQAVKDRASLPEVRELATRAMDVMEKAMADKDIAAGSVAKVTPDEVLSVLNAKIQENGGLARPDAATLFELGKTYVSEMVREDVNCRLLDRIPSCIAPYLRGLLAENKNDEVAAAVQAHFVAEDERKYGKPVPDDPNEVEIVNANFSLAYGGMLLLSHTNLRLLKGHRYGLCGRNGAGKSTLMRSIANDKLEGFPPPDQVRTCFVEHNQGEDADLTIFEYVKKDPKIAAEGDEHIRNVLLEFGFTDGPEGRQSQAVGSLSGGWKMKLALARAMLLKADVLLLDEPTNHLDVANVKWLQEYLKKHTEITSLIVSHDSGFLDEVCTDIYHYEQKKLVCYKGNLADFVKVKPEAKSYYTLSASNIQFKFPPPGILSGIKSNTRSILRMTDCSYTYPGASKPSLTGASLSLTLSSRVAIIGGNGAGKSTFIKMLTGETIPQTGKVEKHPNLRIGYIKQHALEHVEMHLEKTPSQYLQWRYANGDDREVFLKQTRILTEEDKAQLEKPVDLGDGRGPRRIEALIGRQKWKKSFQYEVKWVGLLPKHNTMISRETLLELGFFKMVQEFDDHEASREGLGFRVLEPKTIAKHFEDVGLDPEIANHNEISGLSGGQKVKVVLAGAMWNNPHLLVLDEPTNFLDRDSLGGLAVAIRDFKGGVVMISHNEEFVGALCPEQIHIADGKIVARTNTAISLDRFEDSASSTPQPGSTAASSVANSAAASAVNSGAEDQGELKFKARKKKKMTRAQLKEREARRRLRHIEWLNSPKGTPKPPDTDDEAE is encoded by the exons ATGCCGCACCTTGAGTCCACCCCAGCCATGCCTACCGTTGTCGCCAAAACTCCCTCGGCCGTTCCTCCCGCTCCCCAGGagatttcttcccttcttcagacGATCTTCAACGCCGAGACTTCTCAGCAGTCGCTTGATGCCTCATATGCGCTGGCCAACCTTCTGATCCAGAGCGTCGGCCCGTTCTCGTTTTCCCAATATGATTTTATCCTCCCTGAaatcaagaaggctgcccTCGACAAGAAGAATGGCGCCAGACGCGAAAGCGCGATGCTAATCCTCGGCGCGCTGGTTGAGCGTTTCCCTCCGGCTCATCCCCTTAGTGAAGTtgtcttccttctccaagACGGTGGTGTTTTCCACTTGGCCCTCGATGCGCTGGCCGACAAGGGTGCCGTCGTGCGGGATGCCGCCCAGTACGCCATCGATGCCTTGTATGCCGCCCTCAAACCCGaggccaaggtcaatgcGCTACTCCCTGCCATCTCCAGCTATCTGAGCCGCGGGACCGGCAAATGGCAGGGTTTCGTTGGTGCTTACTGTCTCATTGAAAAGATGGCCCTTGATGCGCAGATGGGCTCAGGGACCAAGGAAcaggagctcgagaaggaTGTCCTCCGTGAGGCTATGGGCAAGACTCTGAAGGACCTCATCCCGTTGGTCGAGTCTGGTATGCACGATCTCAAAAACGATGTTGTCAAGTGCGCCTGCAAGGCCATGAACGCCCTCACCACCCTCCTGTCCAACGACGATGTGGAGCCCCGCATCCCCCTGCTCATCAAAACCATGGAGCAGCCCTCCGAGCAGACCCTGCAGAAGGCTATCCATGCCCTATCGCAGACGACTTTCGTCGCCATTGTCACTTCTCCCGTGCTGGCTCTACTTACTCCTCTACTAGAGCGCTCTCTCAATGCGCCAACCACTCCTCAGGAAACTCTGCGTCAGactgttgttgttgtggaGAATTTGACCAAGCTCGTCCACGACCCCGCCGAGGCTCGTACTTTCTTgcccaagctcaagcccGGTGTTCAGGCAGTCAAGGACCGTGCTTCTCTTCCCGAGGTTCGTGAGCTGGCCACTCGCGCCATGGATGTTATGGAAAAGGCCATGGCGGACAAGGATATTGCTGCCGGTTCCGTGGCCAAGGTTACTCCCGATGAGGTTCTTTCTGTTCTGAACGCCAAGATTCAGGAGAACGGTGGCCTTGCGCGCCCTGATGCTGCGACCCTGTTTGAACTCGGCAAGACTTATGTCTCTGAGATGGTCCGTGAGGACGTCAACTGCCGCCTGCTCGACCGTATTCCCTCCTGCATTGCCCCGTACCTGCGCGGCCTGCTAGCTGAGAACAAGAACGACGAAGTCGCCGCCGCCGTACAGGCTCACTttgttgcagaagatgagcggaAGTACGGCAAGCCTGTTCCGGATGACCCTAACGAGGTCGAAATCGTCAACGCCAATTTCTCGCTCGCTTACGGTGGTATGCTTCTGCTATCGCACACGAACCTTCGTCTCCTTAAGGGACACCGCTATGGTCTTTGCGGACGTAACGGAGCTGGAAAGTCGACGCTCATGCGTAGCATTGCCAATGACAAGCTCGAGGGTTTCCCTCCCCCCGACCAGGTCCGGACCTGCTTCGTCGAGCACAACCagggagaagatgctgaTCTGACCATCTTCGAGTATGTCAAGAAAGACCCTAAGATTGCCGCCGAGGGTGATGAGCATATTCGCAACGTTTTGCTCGAGTTCGGCTTCACCGACGGGCCCGAAGGACGCCAGTCGCAGGCCGTGGGCTCTTTGTCTGGAGgttggaagatgaagctggCTTTGGCCCGTGCAATGCTTCTGAAGGCGGATGTGCTCTTGCTTGATGAACCTACTAACCATCTTGACGTTGCAAACGTCAAGTGGCTGCAGGAATACCTCAAGAAGCACACTGAGATTACCAGTTTGATTGTCTCTCACGACTCTGGTTTCTTGGACGAAGTGTGCACAGATATCTACCACTACGAGCAGAAGAAACTGGTTTGCTACAAGGGGAACCTGGCTGA TttcgtcaaggtcaagccTGAAGCGAAGAGTTACTACACTCTCTCGGCTTCCAATATTCAGTTCAAGTTCCCGCCGCCTGGTATTCTTTCCGGTATCAAATCCAACACCCGCTCGATTTTGCGAATGACAGACTGCTCCTACACCTACCCTGGTGCCAGTAAGCCCTCGCTGACCGGCGCATCTCTGTCGCTCACTCTGTCGTCTCGTGTTGCCATCATTGGTGGTAACGGTGCGGGTAAATCGACGTTCATCAAGATGTTGACCGGCGAAACTATCCCCCAAACCGGAAAGGTGGAGAAGCACCCCAACTTGCGTATCGGTTACATCAAACAACACGCGTTGGAACACGTCGAGATGCACTTGGAAAAGACTCCCAGCCAGTACTTGCAATGGCGGTACGCTAACGGAGATGACCGCGAGGTCTTCCTCAAGCAGACCCGTATCCTCactgaggaggacaaggcacagctggagaagcctgTCGATCTTGGAGACGGCCGCGGTCCCCGCCGGATTGAAGCACTTATTGGTCGACagaagtggaagaagtcTTTCCAATACGAAGT GAAATGGGTTGGCCTCCTTCCCAAACACAACACCATGATCTCGCGCGAGACTCTTCTTGAGTTAGGTTTCTTTAAGATGGTGCAGGAATTCGATGACCACGAGGCCTCGCGTGAAGGCCTTGGTTTCCGTGTTCTCGAGCCTAAGACTATCGCTAAGCACTTCGAGGACGTTGGCCTCGACCCCGAAATCGCCAACCACAACGAAATTTCCGGTCTCTCTGGTGGTCAGAAGGTTAAAGTCGTCCTTGCTGGAGCGATGTGGAACAACCCGCACCTGCTTGTGCTCGACGAGCCCACTAACTTCTTGGACCGCGACTCTCTAGGTGGTCTTGCGGTTGCCATTCGCGATTTCAAGGGTGGTGTTGTCATGATTTCTCACAACGAAGAATTCGTTGGCGCCCTGTGCCCCGAGCAAATTCACATTGCCGACGGCAAGATCGTTGCTCGCACAAATACCGCCATCTCTCTGGATCGCTTTGAAGACAGCGCTTCATCCACTCCCCAGCCCGGCAGCACGGCCGCCAGCTCCGTGGCCAacagcgccgccgcctcaGCCGTCAACTCCGGCGCCGAGGACCAGGGCGAGCTCAAGttcaaggccaggaagaagaagaagatgacccgTGCGCAGCTGAAAGAGCGTGAGGCTCggcgccgtcttcgccaCATTGAATGGCTCAACAGTCCTAAGGGAACTCCCAAGCCTCCCGATACCGATGATGAGGCTGAATAG
- the mcsA gene encoding citrate (Si)-synthase mcsA (transcript_id=CADANIAT00007433), giving the protein MALPLRTARHASRLAQTIGRRGYATAEPDLKSALKAVIPAKRELLAEVKKQGDEVIGEVKVSNVIGGMRGLKSMLWEGSVLDADEGIRFHGKTIKDCQKELPKGPTGTEMLPEAMFWLLLTGEVPSTSQVRAFSKQLAEESHLPDHILDLAKSFPKHMHPMTQISIITAALNTESKFAKLYEKGINKADYWEPTFDDAISLLAKIPRVAALVFRPNEIDVVGRQKLDPAQDWSYNFAELLGKGGANNADFHDLLRLYLALHGDHEGGNVSAHATHLVGSALSDPFLSYSAGLLGLAGPLHGLAAQEVLRWILAMQEKIGTKFTDEDVRAYLWDTLKSGRVVPGYGHGVLRKPDPRFQALMDFAATRKDVLANPVFQLVKKNSEIAPGVLTEHGKTKNPHPNVDAASGVLFYHYGFQQPLYYTVTFGVSRALGPLVQLIWDRALGLPIERPKSINLLGLKK; this is encoded by the exons ATGGCTCTTCCGCTCCGCACCGCTCGTCATGCCTCCCGGCTAGCCCAG ACAATCGGCCGCCGCGGCTACGCCACTGCTGAGCCAGACCTCAAGTCCGCCCTGAAGGCCGTCATCCCCGCGAAGCGGGAACTCCTCGCCGAAGTCAAGAAACAAGGCGACGAAGTTATTGGCGAAGTCAAGGTCTCCAATGTCATTGGCGGCATGCGTGGCCTCAAATCTATGCTCTGGGAGGGTTCCGTTCTCGACGCAGACGAGGGAATCCGATTTCACGGCAAAACCATCAAGGATTGCCAGAAGGAGCTGCCCAAGGGCCCTACGGGCACAGAGATGCTGCCCGAAGCCATGTTCTGGCTGCTTCTTACCGGGGAAGTCCCTTCGACATCCCAGGTCCGGGCGTTCTCGAAGCAATTGGCCGAGGAGTCGCACCTGCCAGACCACATCCTCGACCTGGCTAAGTCGTTCCCAAAGCATATGCACCCCATGACGCAGATTAGTATTATCACTGCTGCGCTTAACACAGAGTCCAAATTCGCCAAGCTCTACGAGAAGGGCATCAACAAGGCAGACTACTGGGAGCCTACCTTTGACGACGCCATCTCGCTTCTCGCAAAGATTCCCCGTGTCGCGGCGCTCGTCTTCCGCCCCAACGAGATCGATGTCGTTGGCCGCCAGAAACTCGACCCGGCCCAGGACTGGTCCTACAACTTCGCCGAGCTCCTCGGTAAGGGCGGTGCGAACAACGCCGACTTCCACGACCTCCTCCGTCTTTACCTCGCTCTCCACGGCGACCACGAGGGCGGCAACGTTTCCGCCCACGCAACCCATCTTGTCGGTTCTGCTCTTTCCGACCCGTTCCTCAGTTACTCCGCCGGTCTGCTCGGTCTAGCCGGGCCCCTGCACGGTCTCGCAGCCCAGGAAGTGCTTCGCTGGATCCTAGCGATGCAGGAGAAAATTGGCACCAAATTCACCGACGAGGACGTCCGCGCGTACCTCTGGGACACGCTTAAGTCTGGCCGTGTTGTTCCTGGATACGGTCACGGTGTGCTCCGCAAGCCGGATCCCCGCTTCCAGGCCCTCATGGACTTCGCCGCCACGAGGAAGGATGTCCTCGCCAACCCggtcttccagctcgtcaagaAGAACTCAGAGATTGCCCCTGGAGTGCTCACTGAGCATGGAAAG ACCAAGAACCCCCACCCCAACGTCGACGCCGCCTCAGGCGTGCTCTTCTACCACTACGGATTCCAGCAGCCGCTCTACTATACTGTGACATTCGGTGTGTCGCGTGCTCTGGGTCCCCTCGTGCAGCTGATCTGGGACCGCGCGCTTGGCCTCCCCATTGAGCGGCcgaagagcatcaacctGCTCGGCCTGAAAAAGTAA
- a CDS encoding uncharacterized protein (transcript_id=CADANIAT00007430) encodes MCVYVCECEQRAKYLAPVFSVAQPSTKPNTATALALVICHVGPTS; translated from the exons ATGTGTGTGTACGTGTGTGAGTGT GAACAAAG AG CAAAGTATCTCGCACCGGTATTCAGCGTCGCGCAGCCCAGCACAAAGCCAAATACGGCGACTGCCTTGGCGCTAGTGATATGCCATGTGGGCCCAACGAGTTAG
- a CDS encoding NAD(P)/FAD-dependent oxidoreductase (transcript_id=CADANIAT00007429) → MDERTILIVGAGIFGVSTAYHLSQRVPDPSRIILLDRAARDPPSNTLAASADINKIIRADYSSPLYMELGFEAIEAWQTLPFFQSQNPDADPDAGVYHQSGWIAMDEEGSNVAHRIRENFLAGKHDSVIVDMEEDEVRRAWGGVLERTDYAPFGSYYFNRSAGWADAGRALELMLRKALELGIRYETGEARHLVLLEGAGVLGVETEAGSILQADKVLLATGAWTSKLMSSLEDALGIERNDRVENQISAAGVCVAHFQLSDAEKEVYSKLPVLVYGCQGELIPPTSSGVLKFTSTTSFKNTVRTATGHEISVPVEDQSYASRGLQEDLIAAVRARLPQLLDNDRRPDYYRLCWDAISASQHPLITGHPDPRLANLYFAVGGSFHFYKFLPIIGKYVVNVLEGVGNGPAKDTAWSWKSVEETGCGVHESLVPRKELRDFL, encoded by the exons ATGGATGAAAGAACAATCCTCATAGTCGGCGCAGGCATTTTCGGCGTCAGCACGGCTTACCATCTCAGCCAGCGAGTTCCCGACCCCTCTCGTATCATCCTTTTGGACCGAGCTGCCCGGGACCCTCCGTCCAATACGCTTGCAGCATCCGCCGACatcaacaagatcatccGCGCCGACTATTCCAGTCCACTATATATGGAATTAGGCTTCGAGGCGATTGAAGCTTGGCAGACGCTtccgttcttccagtctcaaAATCCCGACGCAGATCCAGATGCAGGTGTTTACCACCAGTCCGGCTGGATCGCTATGGACGAGGAAGGGAGCAATGTGGCGCACCGTATCAGAGAGAATTTCCTCGCTGGCAAGCATGACAGCGTGATTGTTGatatggaggaggatgaggttcGAAGGGCGTGGGGAGGTGTTCTGGAGAGGACGGATTATGCGCCATTTGGATCGTACTATTTCAATCGGTCTGCTGGGTGGGCTGATGCGGGGAGGGCGCTAGAGCTTATGCTGAGAAAGGCTTTGGAGCTGGGGATCAGGTATGAGACCGGAGAGGCGAGACATCTTGTTTTGCTGGAGGGGGCAGGCGTCCTGGGAGTTGAAACCGAAGCTGGAAGTATACTCCAGGCGGATAAGGTTCTATTGGCGACCGGGGCTTGGACGAGCAAGCTTATGTCCTCACTTGAAGATGCGCTGGGTATTGAGCGTAATGATCGAGTCGAGAATCAGATCTCTGCTGCCGGCGTCTGCGTCGCTCATTTCCAACTTTCTGATGCGGAGAAAGAGGTGTATTCGAAGCTGCCGGTGCTGGTCTATGGCTGCCAAG GCGAGCTCATTCCACCGACATCCTCCGGAGTACTGAAATTCACCAGCACTACCTCATTCAAAAACACAGTTCGAACCGCGACTGGCCATGAGATCTCCGTTCCTGTAGAGGACCAGTCCTACGCCTCCAGAGGACTCCAAGAAGATCTAATAGCTGCCGTTCGTGCCCGTCTCCCCCAGCTCTTGGACAATGACCGGAGACCAGATTACTACCGGCTTTGCTGGGACGCGATTTCCGCTAGCCAACACCCGCTGATAACAGGACATCCTGATCCGCGGCTAGCAAACTTGTACTTCGCCGTTGGGGGGTCGTTTCATTTCTACAAGTTTCTGCCAATCATTGGAAAGTATGTGGTTAATGTCCTGGAAGGCGTTGGAAATGGACCAGCAAAGGATACAGCGTGGTCATGGAAGTCAGTAGAGGAGACTGGGTGTGGTGTCCATGAGAGCCTGGTTCCTAGGAAGGAGCTCAGGGACTTTTTGTAG
- a CDS encoding uncharacterized protein (transcript_id=CADANIAT00007431), giving the protein MYQEFIAVIAARLGLNPTISQGIDAKAENDERNQGRRKGKINLTSTPWMHATLRPPTPRQGVPPPPVTSSPLAIGNTPVLQLRNIIPDKDTHASVYLNLEYDDVCLVGNLSCSRWEGHEGFVSSNDAKGERASGVYPDEFYYADQFHNSDALPGYASLGEEILAQFPGGIDAFCGAAGSGGMLMGVSSVLRTKRPETRIVVLEPASLPVISEGGAGVHGFEGIAPGFVPPHLAREMYDEAWGIDEARRGLCVGDSPGKKAFSCRDVDWAECRCCCEIGKGARPGKTVVTIACDSGLKYLNGDLLADS; this is encoded by the exons ATGTATCAAGAGTTTATCGCCGTTATCGCTGCAAGGTTAGGGCTCAACCCCACCATCAGTCAAGGAATCGACGCCAAAGCTGAGAATGATGAACGAAATCAAGGAAGACGAAAAGGAAAGATTAATCTGACATCGACGCCCTGGATGCACGCTACTCTACGCCCACCGACCCCCAGACAAGGCGTT CCGCCACCGCCCGTCACCTCGTCTCCCTTGGCGATTGGCAATACTCCAGTCCTGCAGCTGCGCAACATCATCCCTGACAAAGACACGCACGCCTCTGTCTATCTAAATCTCGAATAT GACGATGTGTGCCTAGTTGGAAATCTTTCATGCTCCAGGTGGGAAGGTCACGAAGGATTTGTTTCCAGCAATGATGCGAAAGGCGAAAGAGCGAGTGGCGTCTATCCAGATGAGTTTTACTATGCGGACCAGTTTCATAACAGTGATGCGCTGCCCGGATATGCGTCTCTTGGGGAAGAGATACTGGCGCAGTTTCCCGGCGGGATTGATGCGTTCTGCGGTGCGGCGGGGAGTGGGGGAATGCTGATGGGCGTCTCTAGTGTCTTGAGAACGAAACGGCCTGAAACCAGGATTGTTGTCCTAGAGCCTGCGTCTTTGCCCGTGATTTCAGAGGGCGGCGCGGGTGTGCACGGTTTTGAAGGCATTGCACCGGGTTTCGTGCCACCGCATTTGGCTCGAGAGATGTATGATGAGGCGTGGGGGATCGACGAGGCGAGGCGAGGGCTATGTGTCGGAGACTCGCCAGGGAAGAAGGCATTTTCTTGTCGGGACGTCGACTGGGCTGAATGTCGTTGCTGCTGTGAGATTGGCAAAGGAGCTAGGCCGGGGAAGACGGTGGTCACTATTGCTTGCGATTCCGGGTTGAAGTATTTGAACGGGGATCTTTTGGCGGATAGTTAG
- a CDS encoding long-chain fatty acid transporter fatC (transcript_id=CADANIAT00007432), which produces MYLSSQLVFGSCTHHIENDQPLDPIKLSKCHKSRSPPQMRRRAEDQERSTAIIADSTVDMALATASALTLAAYLDAKFHLTKDLRTLLVAASAARRHSQDESKGRLNAWYFFDATASQYPDALAIWSREGIYTFRETRDRAAQYAHFFLSRGVERGELVALYLQNRPEFIFAWLGLWCLGCAPAAINYNLAGDALVHCLRISGARIVLVDDEEGCRGRMEEVKGVVGGDLGMETVTVDETFNTKVIPSLPTTVPEGGKLTENTSGGYPAILLYTSGTTGMPKGCAFTMSRLHQSILLRRGGMDDKDGPDGDRWYSCMPLYHGTSAIALITSLSSGISIAISRKFSVRQFWADIRDSDATAFVYVGEAARYLLAAPPSPQDKEHRVRLMYGNGLRPDIWDRFRERFGVAEVGEFFNSTEGIFALFNYNKGPFTAGSVGHHGLLLRLLMNNTYVPVAIDPNTGDVLRDPETGFVVRAPYEVGGEILVNVPGKDAFQGYWENEDATNKKFLRDVFKKGDLYYRSGDALRRQADGRWYFLDRLGDTYRWKSENVYVPLRPLIFEPSRKANSGVCVRSATAEVSEVLNTHSSILEANVYGVTVPHHEGRAGCAAVQLRDGTTDADLKDLATFTRARLPKYAVPVFLRIVQNSTHTDNHKQGKVALREEGVDPGLTGTKVKGGQGDRFLWLRPGDEQYRAFGAEEWKAIVTGKVRL; this is translated from the exons ATGTATTTGTCTAGTCAATTAGTGTTCGGTTCCTGCAC TCATCACATCGAGAACGATCAACCGCTCGATCCAATCAAGCTCAGCAAATGTCACAAGAGCCGATCACCCCCACAAATGCGGAGACGAGCCGAGGACCAAGAACGGTCCACGGCTATTATTGCGGA CTCGACTGTCGATATGGCGCTCG CAACCGCATCCGCCCTAACCCTAGCTGCCTACCTTGACGCCAAATTCCACCTTACAAAAGACCTCAGAACGCTCCTGGTCGCCGCAAGCGCAGCTCGTCGCCATTCACAAGACGAATCCAAAGGCCGTCTAAACGCGTGGTACTTCTTCGACGCTACGGCCTCCCAGTACCCCGACGCGTTAGCGATCTGGTCGCGGGAAGGCATTTACACATTCCGCGAGACGCGCGACCGAGCAGCACAGTACGCGCACTTCTTCTTATCAAGGGGTGTCGAGCGCGGCGAGCTCGTCGCGCTGTACTTGCAGAACAGGCCGGAGTTTATCTTTGCGTGGTTGGGGCTTTGGTGCTTAGGATGTGCGCCGGCAGCGATCAACTATAATCTTGCCGGTGATGCACTGGTACACTGTCTGAGGATCAGCGGGGCGAGGATtgtacttgttgatgatgaggaggggTGTCGggggaggatggaggaggtaAAGGGGGTCGTGGGTGGGGATTTGGGTATGGAGACTGTGACTGTAGACGAGACGTTCAACACCAAGGTCATTCCTTCGTTGCCGACTACCGTGCCTGAGGGTGGAAAACTGACCGAGAATACTTCGGGTGGGTATCCGGCTATATTGCTGTATACATCGGGGACGACGGGAATGCCAAAGGG GTGTGCTTTCACCATGTCACGCCTCCATCAGTCGATCCTTCTTCGCCGGGGAGGAATGGACGACAAGGACGGCCCTGACGGCGACAGATGGTACTCGTGCATGCCGCTCTACCACGGCACGTCGGCAATAGCACTGATTACCAGCCTGTCATCGGGAATCTCAATTGCCATAAGCCGCAAGTTCAGTGTGCGCCAGTTCTGGGCAGATATCCGGGACTCGGACGCGACCGCATTCGTCTATGTCGGCGAGGCGGCGCGGTATCTGCTCGCTGcgccgccatcgccgcaAGACAAAGAGCACCGTGTGCGTCTGATGTACGGAAATGGCCTGCGCCCTGACATCTGGGATCGATTCAGAGAGCGCTTTGGTGTCGCCGAGGTCGGCGAGTTCTTCAACAGCACCGAGGGAATCTTCGCGTTGTTTAACTATAACAAGGGGCCCTTCACGGCTGGGAGCGTGGGCCACCACGGCTTATTGTTGCGGTTGCTTATGAATAACACATATGTGCCTGTGGCTATTGACCCCAATACAGGAGACGTGCTTCGAGATCCGGAGACGGGGTTTGTCGTTCGTGCGCCGTATGAAGTTGGTGGTGAGATTCTGGTCAATGTCCCTGGCAAAGACGCATTCCAGGGGTATTGGGAGAATGAAGACGCCACGAATAAGAAGTTCCTGCGCGACGTATTCAAGAAGGGGGATCTTTACTACCGCTCTGGGGATGCGTTACGCAGACAAGCAGATGGACGATGGTATTTCCTCGATCGACTGGGTGATACGTATCGGTGGAAGAGTGAGAATGTGTATGTTCCCCTACGGCCTTTGATATTTGAGCCCAGTAGGAAAGCTAACAGTGGTGTTTGTGTGCGCAGCGCAACAGCCGAAGTCTCTGAAGTTCTCAACACACactcctccatcctcgaaGCGAACGTCTACGGCGTCACTGTACCGCACCACGAAGGCCGCGCGGGCTGTGCAGCTGTCCAGCTGCGGGACGGCACGACCGACGCAGACCTGAAAGATCTGGCAACGTTCACTCGCGCCCGATTGCCGAAATACGCAGTGCCCGTGTTCCTGCGCATCGTGCAGAACTCGACGCACACCGACAATCACAAGCAGGGAAAGGTTGCGCTTCGGGAGGAGGGTGTTGATCCGGGGTTGACTGGGACGAAAGTTAAGGGGGGTCAGGGGGATCGGTTTTTGTGGCTGAGACCGGGAGACGAGCAGTATAGGGCATTTGGAGCAGAAGAGTGGAAGGCGATTGTTACGGGAAAGGTCAGGTTATAG